The Daucus carota subsp. sativus chromosome 9, DH1 v3.0, whole genome shotgun sequence genome window below encodes:
- the LOC135149494 gene encoding uncharacterized protein LOC135149494, producing MMLNPAKCAFGVGSGKFLGLMVSKRGIEANPDKIKAILDMEPPKSIKDVQKLTGRIAALGRFISKSGDKCLRFFKALKKVKYFEWTSESQGAFEQLKKYMAEPPLLSKPINRETLYVYLAVSKKALSAVLVREDRKIQKPVYYVSKILHEAELNYSVMEKFALAMITASRKLRPYFQPETSGRLIKWAVELGEFEIRYKPRVAIKAQALADFLVECTIDHKDVGGQESKVEEPKEEEKPKEYWLLFFDGASKTKNSGAGLVLRSLDRFTIEYAIKLDFPTTNNKAEYEALIAGLGLARTLRVKNLKVYGDSRLVVSLVNGEFEAREETMLKYLRIVKTQMKQFEECLVEHIPMEENAKADALSQFASLENEVCSGSVYYQVLKTPSINAKLVAPIDMGATWIDEIKSYLETRYLPPDAREARKLQVRALKPDEAREALKEVHEGICGQHLGGRALAHKVTRLGYFWQNMLKEAKDYVKRCAKITTKQVAQFFWENIICRYGIPRVLVTDNGAQCNNPEFVGYCNDYSIELRFTSVAHPQANRQAEVANRIILDGLKKRVEKAHGSWAEEILPILWAYRITCKVSTRATPFQLAYGAEAVVPLEITYTFPRV from the exons atgatgttgaatccagccaagtgtgcctttggagtTGGGTCTGGAAAATTTTTAGGTCTGATGGTCTCAAAACGTGGGATTgaggccaaccccgacaagataaaggCCATCCTTGATATGGAACCACCTAAGTCTATAAAGGATGTTCAAAAGTTAACAGGAAGAATCGCGGCACTGGGACGTTTCATCTCGAAGTCTGGGGATAAGTGCTTGCGCTTCTTTAAGGCTTTGAAGAaagttaaatattttgaatGGACAAGTGAGAGTCAAGGGGCCTTTGAGCAGTTGAAGAAgtatatggcagagccaccactcttGTCAAAGCCCATAAATAGAGAAACATTATATGTCTACTTGGCTGTCTCTAAGAAAGCACTAAGCGCGGTCTTGGTTCGTGAGGAtcgaaaaatccagaaacccgTCTACTATGTTAGTAAGATTTTGCATGAAGCAGAGCTCAACTATTCTGTGATGGAGAAGTTTGCCTTAGCCATGATTACAGCTTCAAGAAAGCTGAGGCCTTACTTCCAG cccgaaACTAGTGGAAGATTAATCAAATGGGCAGTAGAGCTTGGGGAATTCGAAATTCGATACAAAccacgggtggcaatcaaggctcaagctctagctgacttcctcgttgaatgcaccattgacCACAAGGATgtcggggggcaggagagtaaggtagaggaacccaaagaagaggagaaacctaaagagtattggttactattttttgacggagcttcaaaaacaaaaaatagtgggGCAGGGCTGGTGCTCCGAAGCCTGGATAGGTTCACGATCGAGTACGCGATCAAGTTAGACTTTCCAACTACCAACAACAAAGCTGAGTATGAGGCCCTTATAGCTGGATTGGGATTGGCGAGAACCCTGAGGGTTAAAAACCTGAAAGTCTATGGGGACTCAAGACTTGTGGTGTCACTGGTTAATGGAGAATTTGAGGCACGAGAAGAAACAATGCTGAAATACTTGAGGATTGTTAAAACCCAGATGAAACAATTTGAAGAATGTTTGGTAGAACATATACCCATGGAAGAGAATGcaaaggctgatgccttatcccAGTTTGCATCCTTGGAGAATGAGGTGTGCTCGGGAAGTGTTTACTATCAGGTTTTGAAAACCCCAAGTATCAATGCCAAGCTGGTAGCCCCAATTGACATGGGGGCCACTTGGATCGATGAAATCAAATCGTATCTCGAAACTAGATACCTACCACCTGATGCCAGGGAAGCACGAAAACTACAGGTAAGAGCTTTAAA GCCAGATGAGGCCCGGGAAGCCCTGAAAGAGGTCCATGAAGGAATTTGTGGCCAGCACCTAGGTGGGAGAGCCCTGGCTCACAAAGTTACTCGCCTTGGGTACTTTTGGCAAAATATGTTAAAGGAGGCGAAGGATTATGTTAAGAGATGTGCCAAAATAACCACCAAACAAGTTGCTCAGTTCTTCTGGGAAAACATCATATGCAGGTATGGCATACCCCGAGTCTTGGTTACTGACAATGGAGCCCAGTGCAACAATCCAGAGTTTGTAGGATACTGTAACGACTATAGCATTGAGCTACGATTCACTTcagttgcccatcctcaagccAACAGGCAAGCTGAAGTAGCCAACaggataatccttgatggaCTAAAGAAAAGAGTCGAGAAAGCGCATGGGTCTTGGGCTGAAGAGATtctccctatactatgggcaTATCGAATAACCTGCAAGGTCTCCACCCGAGCAACCCCATTCCAGTTAGCTTACGGAGCTGAAGCCGTGGTGCCACTTGAGATAACTTATACCTTCCCCAGGGTCTAG
- the LOC135149493 gene encoding uncharacterized protein LOC135149493 — protein sequence MAEYEALVAGLRLAKEMKFEILDIYNESMVVVRHWKGGFHWNGIQIDARGFNSPLLKCIDGEECNYIMWEIYEGICGQGGGVKYVVVAVDYFTKWGEAEPLASISARKIKDFVHKSIVCRYGIPFKLISDNGKHFDSKALRDFCEALGIKKDFSAVCHPQSNGQTEAINKIIKHTLKAKLEEAKDDWPEELP from the exons ATGGCCGAGTATGAGGCCCTGGTTGCCGGTTTAAGGCTAGCTAAAGAAATGAAATTCGAGATCTTGGATATTTACAATGAATCCATGGTTGTAGTTCGACATTGGAAAGGAGGGTTCCACTGGAATGGAATTCAAATTGATGC GAGAGGCTTCAATTCTCCTCTTCTCAAATGCATAGACGGAGAGGAGTGCAACTACATCATGTGGGAGATATATGAGGGAATTTGTG GCCAAGGGGGGGGTGTTAAATATGTTGTGGTGGCCGTTGACTACTTCACCAAATGGGGCGAAGCTGAGCCTCTAGCTAGTATCTCCGCCAGAAAGATCAAGGACTTTGTGCACAAGTCCATTGTGTGCCGATATGGGATCCCCTTTAAGCTCATCTCTGATAATGGCAAGCATTTTGATAGCAAGGCGTTGCGGGACTTCTGTGAGGCACTTGGCATCAAAAAGGATTTCTCTGCGGTGTGCCACCCCCAGTCCAATGGCCAAACTGAGGCCATCAACAAGATCATCAAGCACACCCTTAAGGCCAAGCTGGAAGAGGCCAAGGATGACTGGCCCGAGGAGCTCCCCTAG
- the LOC108201327 gene encoding uncharacterized protein LOC108201327, whose product MCIVGEPPKRSKIEFALAFDNLDLGRVKFPHDDPLVITPVIGNSSVKRVLVDSGASIDILFHDAYEKMGYSDSQLTPSDMPIYGFNNVETKIEGMIQLPVTMGTEPRHATCMLNFLVVKASSTYNAIFGRTGYMLLKQSHPPTT is encoded by the coding sequence atgtGCATTGTTGGAGAGCCCCCGAAGAGGTCAAAAATTGAGTTTGCTCTAGCATTCGACAATTTAGATCTTGGCAGAGTTAAGTTTCCCCATGATGACCCTTTGGTAATCACCCCGGTGATTGGAAACTCTTCTGTAAAAAGGGTACTCGTTGACAGTGGAGCCTCAATAGATATCTTATTTCATGATGCATATGAGAAGATGGGATATTCTGATTCACAATTGACACCttcagatatgcctatatacgGCTTTAATAACGTGGAGACAAAGATTGAAGGTATGATCCAACTACCCGTGACAATGGGCACCGAGCCTAGACATGCCACATGTATGTTGAATTTCTTGGTCGTCAAGGCTTCATCAACCTACAATGCTATCTTTGGGAGGACAggatacatgcttttaaagcaatcccatccACCTACCACTTGA